DNA from Liolophura sinensis isolate JHLJ2023 unplaced genomic scaffold, CUHK_Ljap_v2 scaffold_14, whole genome shotgun sequence:
GTTGtgaataaatctttttgttGAAATCTTTGCCCATATGTTTCAGGTGTTTTTACTGCGGTACCAAGTTCTACAGCACCAGAGGCTCCATGGAGCATTTAAGTTACGTCAGTGTAAGACGTACCCAGAAGTCTACAAACATCTGTCAGGACTGATGAAAAATTCACGTGCTGATTTCAGTGGCTGGCCATTTAAGTGTAAGAAATGCCCATCTAGTTTTCTCAAATCCCCTTATTTATCTGCTCATCTGTTCCGTGTACATGCCAttgtgacaaacaaaaaaacatctgcATTGATAAACACAAACTTCAGAATGGTGGATCATGAAAAGAGTGCATGGAAAATTGGATACCAACAACTATTACCTGTAGGGAAGGAATGCCACAATGACCAGAATGCCTCTACTTTGGGTTTGTTATCCCATGTGCAGCAAGGGGGAATAAATGACAAATCCTCTGTGCGCAATCATGGACTAAGTGACAAATCCTCTGTGCAGCATCATGGACTAAGTGACAAATCCTCTGTGCAGCATCATGGACTAAGTGACAAATCCTCTGTACAGCATCATGGACTAAGTGACAAATCCTCCATGCAACATCATGGACTTAGTGACAAATCCTCTGTGCCACATCATGGACTAAGTGACAAATCCTCTGTGCAGCATCATGGACTAAGTGACAAATCCTCTGTGCCACATCATGGACTGAGTGACAAATCCTCTGTGCAGCATCATGGACTAACTGACAAATCCTCTGTGCAGCATCATGGACTAAGTGACAAATCCTCTGTGCAGCATCATGGACTAAGTGACAAATCCTCTGTGCAGCATCATGGACTAAGTGACAAATCCTCTGTACAGCATCATGGACTAAGTGACAAATCCTCCATGCAACATCATGGACTTAGTGACAAATCCTCTGTGCCACATCATGGACTGAGTGACAAATCCTCTGTGCCACATCATGGACTGAGTGACAAATCCTCTGTGCCACATCATGGACTGAGTGACAAATCCTCTGTGCCACATCATGGACTGAGTGACAAATCCTCTGTGCAGCATCATGGACTAAGTGACAAATCCTCTGTGCAACATCATGGAGTTAGTGACAAATCCTCTGTGCAGCATCATGGACTAAGTGACAAATCCTCTGAGCAACGATGTGGACTAACTCGCACAACAGGAACATCACAGAAAAGTCCACTCCCGAGAATATTGTTAGAGTCACCTAGAAAAAGTCCTGGACAGTTGGCGAAACAAAGATTGTTGAAAAAGTATCAGCGTTTCCATAACAGTTATCCTGTGGGCAGAAGGTTGTGTTTGGACAAAAACCCTTCTGCTTCTGGATCCGACCATCAAAAGTCCCCCAACAGATACGAAGAGCTTACAATGCCGAGACTCAGAGAGATAAAAGTTGTTTTAGAAGATGTGCGTTTTAATGGAAACAACGGAGTAAAAGTCTTAAATATTCACCAGAACCAGACAACTCTGCCACATAATTCTGAGCTCCGTGCGTCCTGTTATGGTGAAGAGGAGGACTTGATTCTGCAGTTATCAGACACTTCGGATGTGGAGGAGGACTCCATGCCTCATCTCCACAGAGTCTCCTCTGAAGAGAAGGCTTGTGACTCTGATGACTGGCAAAGTGATACAGAGGGTAGAAGTGATAAAGCAGCAGTGTCAGTTAAAACAGATGGTTTCAAGGAGAGAGAGGGGCTTTTTGAAGTGTTGCAACATGAGCACGTTAGATCAGGTAAAAAGAGAGTTGATTACGAAGTGAATGACAAAGAATCTTcatacaaaaaacacagaacacaaTCAGATAAAGTAGGACTTAATGGTCTTATACCACTGAAAAGTCGTAAACAATCTTCAACATGGGGCAAAGTGAATAGCATACATCATCGGACAGGCATCTTTTCTATGCCAGATTTGATCATGGTTAGTGAATGGAGTAGAGTTGATGACAATGAGAGTATACAGGACAAAAGCATGCCAAACCTTCAGGGATCTAAAAACTTCTCCACTTCTGTGTCAAAGGGAGAGGAGAGGACAATTCCAAAGTTAACATTGAAAAAGCTTCCGAAACCTTTTGTCTCGGATTCTTCACGAGTGATGCATAAGGACAGCAGTATATCACAACAGAGCGAGAATAATATCAATATGGACAGGAAGGTGACTCCGGCAGACTTTATTCATTCCGCTTGCTCTGAGACACCGTCCACTTTGTCAAATCTGAGGAGAATCCACCACTGTGATAGAAAATGTGCCCCTCCATGCTGCGAGCGCCCTGACAGCCCTCATCTGCCTGTCTCAGGAGCAGGTAGGCTGAATGAGCATGCGCCCTCCCGAACAAAGCGCCATCACAGAAGCGCGTCAAGTTTAATGACAGATCTCTCTGAGCTGAAGCATGATCGAGAAGATCAGGCAGAGGTTTACCCTGACAGCCTGTCGTCTGTGGAGGATTTATGGGAAGGTTCCATGCAAACTAGACCTTGTGCATCTTCATCATTTCTTCTAGAGCGCCGAATGAGTTGCCCTAACGCAGTGTCATCAGAGTATGTTTCAGTTAAGCGTCGAAGACACATGACCATCTCAGGAAAGGATGAAGATCCTCGGCAACCATGTGTTGCTAGGGAACGGAGACGCCGCCCAAAACCCTTGTCTCACAGATGTGCTTGCTGTATGGACCAAGGAAGCAGCAGAAAAAGGAAAAAGCGTAAATACAGAAGAAGAGAGAAGGCATTTGATTGGGAGATTCCAGAAGTGTTGTCCAGAGAACAGACAGATTTTATTCACAATGTTACACTCTTGATAAGTTTAAGACACAAGGTTTATCGCCTTTGTCAGGTTCTGTTTCCTAAACTGGCCTCTGTTTGGCAACTTGATCCCGACACAGAACAAATTGACATGTTGGTCATGGAAATAACGGATGTCACAAGGACAGTGTCATCTAAGTGGGAAATGGACACGCCAACTGGTGGCAGAATGTGCCAGGATAGTGGTGGAATCACATTGAAGTCAGATAACAGTGAAGAAACTGTGGACAAACCTGACATGACTTTGGGCAATGTCTGTGAGTTCAACTGTGATATTCAGGGAAACAATGGGACAGTGGTGGAGAAAACTCAGACTAGTTCTGATGAAACCTcagttaagatattttcaaaaagcaGATCAAATTCACCAGATATGAATAGGTCTTTTCCATCTTTGTGGAAGGAGGAAAACGATGTTTCAGACAGATGTAAACAGGCCAGTGAGTCAGATCAAATAAAGGGGTATGGAGGTTTTGAGGACACCCACCCAGATTTGACCGAGGATCTCAATAGTGAACCACTGATTCCAAATCTAAACTGCTGTGACATGATAAAAGGTGATACCAAAGAGTTGAGGTCTCCAGCTTGTGATGGTGACATAGAGGATGAGTTACCTTTGTTAGAATGCTATGCTAGCCAGTTGGACTCTGAGGGCCTAGCCCAAGATCCTGAGTCAACTGTAACAGACAGCACAGACAATCTTTGGGGAATCAGTGTCCTAGAAACCATTCAAGAGGAACCTTTGGCTGTGGGTGTATCTCGATTGAACCATGACTCTACCTGTGAGAGCCTCAGTACACACCCTTTTTCAGGGCCTGTGAGAGGACCTGAATATAGTCCCTGGGGAAGCACTGCTAATGAGAGCTGGGAGGGTGAGTTTATGAAGTATCTGAGAGGTCACTCTGTGGCACCCGTTGGCAACCCAGAAGGTTCAGCCAAGAGCAGTCTGGACAAGACTGATAATCCAGGCACATCTAAACAAACTCAGTCCCCATCAGAAGTCCTTGATTTTCGTATGTTGAACACCCATGTCACCCTTTGCAAGAACCCATATCTGTGTTTGACTCGACTTAGGAAAAAGGTTATTCTCTTGCTGAAACCTTTGTTGCCCAATCTTACCTTTGAGAATAACTTTGACAAGTTCAGTGATGATGTGGACATGCTTGTGGAACTTGTTATTCAGAGCAATGAAACTAAAGAGGCTA
Protein-coding regions in this window:
- the LOC135481237 gene encoding uncharacterized protein LOC135481237, whose amino-acid sequence is MIYKCPVCGKEFRRRVILNLHRSSHAKFKYKCQICGKVFLLRYQVLQHQRLHGAFKLRQCKTYPEVYKHLSGLMKNSRADFSGWPFKCKKCPSSFLKSPYLSAHLFRVHAIVTNKKTSALINTNFRMVDHEKSAWKIGYQQLLPVGKECHNDQNASTLGLLSHVQQGGINDKSSVRNHGLSDKSSVQHHGLSDKSSVQHHGLSDKSSVQHHGLSDKSSMQHHGLSDKSSVPHHGLSDKSSVQHHGLSDKSSVPHHGLSDKSSVQHHGLTDKSSVQHHGLSDKSSVQHHGLSDKSSVQHHGLSDKSSVQHHGLSDKSSMQHHGLSDKSSVPHHGLSDKSSVPHHGLSDKSSVPHHGLSDKSSVPHHGLSDKSSVQHHGLSDKSSVQHHGVSDKSSVQHHGLSDKSSEQRCGLTRTTGTSQKSPLPRILLESPRKSPGQLAKQRLLKKYQRFHNSYPVGRRLCLDKNPSASGSDHQKSPNRYEELTMPRLREIKVVLEDVRFNGNNGVKVLNIHQNQTTLPHNSELRASCYGEEEDLILQLSDTSDVEEDSMPHLHRVSSEEKACDSDDWQSDTEGRSDKAAVSVKTDGFKEREGLFEVLQHEHVRSGKKRVDYEVNDKESSYKKHRTQSDKVGLNGLIPLKSRKQSSTWGKVNSIHHRTGIFSMPDLIMVSEWSRVDDNESIQDKSMPNLQGSKNFSTSVSKGEERTIPKLTLKKLPKPFVSDSSRVMHKDSSISQQSENNINMDRKVTPADFIHSACSETPSTLSNLRRIHHCDRKCAPPCCERPDSPHLPVSGAGRLNEHAPSRTKRHHRSASSLMTDLSELKHDREDQAEVYPDSLSSVEDLWEGSMQTRPCASSSFLLERRMSCPNAVSSEYVSVKRRRHMTISGKDEDPRQPCVARERRRRPKPLSHRCACCMDQGSSRKRKKRKYRRREKAFDWEIPEVLSREQTDFIHNVTLLISLRHKVYRLCQVLFPKLASVWQLDPDTEQIDMLVMEITDVTRTVSSKWEMDTPTGGRMCQDSGGITLKSDNSEETVDKPDMTLGNVCEFNCDIQGNNGTVVEKTQTSSDETSVKIFSKSRSNSPDMNRSFPSLWKEENDVSDRCKQASESDQIKGYGGFEDTHPDLTEDLNSEPLIPNLNCCDMIKGDTKELRSPACDGDIEDELPLLECYASQLDSEGLAQDPESTVTDSTDNLWGISVLETIQEEPLAVGVSRLNHDSTCESLSTHPFSGPVRGPEYSPWGSTANESWEGEFMKYLRGHSVAPVGNPEGSAKSSLDKTDNPGTSKQTQSPSEVLDFRMLNTHVTLCKNPYLCLTRLRKKVILLLKPLLPNLTFENNFDKFSDDVDMLVELVIQSNETKEARATHSGVD